A single region of the Streptomyces sp. NBC_00236 genome encodes:
- a CDS encoding NUDIX domain-containing protein, which produces MSRVDYFRDPNAPAANSVVPSVTAAVLDDAGRLLVIHKTDNNLWALPGGGHDIGERIADTAVREVDEETGIKVEVDGIVGLYTDPEHVLAYTDGEVRQQFSICFRAHPVGGALRTSSESKEVRWVNPADLAELNIHPSMRLRIHHALDESRKEPYIG; this is translated from the coding sequence ATGAGCCGAGTCGACTACTTCCGTGACCCCAACGCCCCCGCGGCCAACTCGGTGGTGCCCTCAGTCACGGCCGCCGTGCTCGATGACGCGGGCAGGCTCCTGGTCATTCACAAGACCGACAACAACCTGTGGGCATTGCCCGGAGGTGGTCACGACATCGGCGAGCGCATCGCTGACACGGCTGTGCGCGAGGTCGACGAGGAGACCGGCATCAAGGTCGAGGTGGACGGCATTGTCGGGCTCTACACCGACCCGGAACACGTGCTCGCATATACGGATGGCGAGGTGCGGCAGCAATTCTCTATCTGCTTCCGAGCCCACCCGGTGGGCGGAGCCCTCCGTACGAGCAGTGAGTCCAAAGAGGTCCGCTGGGTGAACCCGGCGGACCTCGCTGAACTCAACATCCACCCATCCATGCGTCTGCGGATCCACCACGCCCTGGACGAGTCGCGCAAGGAGCCCTACATCGGCTGA
- a CDS encoding GntR family transcriptional regulator: MPEVSPRGTYLLIADALRREIEQGQLKGGALPSEAALMKAHDVSRNTVRRALKALESEKLITSVPGAGWRVSRAPIPPLVERLIAVITEDSLGVGDRYPSEAILCERFGVSRTAVRHALALMGGTGLLATVHGKGRTVRTLPETREEP; encoded by the coding sequence GTGCCGGAGGTCAGTCCGCGCGGAACCTATCTGCTCATCGCTGATGCGCTGCGGAGGGAGATCGAGCAGGGACAGCTAAAGGGTGGTGCCTTGCCGTCAGAGGCCGCCCTGATGAAGGCCCACGATGTCTCCCGCAACACCGTCCGTCGCGCGCTCAAGGCGCTGGAGTCCGAGAAGCTGATCACGTCCGTGCCGGGGGCCGGCTGGCGCGTGTCCCGGGCTCCCATTCCGCCGCTTGTCGAGCGCTTGATCGCCGTCATCACCGAAGACTCGCTCGGTGTTGGCGATCGGTACCCGTCAGAGGCGATCCTCTGCGAGCGCTTCGGAGTGTCCCGGACAGCCGTACGTCACGCTCTTGCACTGATGGGCGGCACCGGGCTGCTCGCCACTGTGCACGGCAAGGGGCGGACCGTGCGCACCCTTCCAGAGACCCGAGAGGAGCCATAG
- a CDS encoding HD domain-containing protein: MGLTEWAYSLSESMLAEPLPRRWVHSLGVAKRARSFSPILGRDAELLEAAAVLHDVGYSPSIATTGFHPLDGARFLRDQEGADERVVRLVAHHSCALLEAEERGLRQELETEFELERPELVDALIVSDMTTTPDGGHTTPAARLEEIVQRYGPDTIVGRFIQRAAPEIYAATERVEGRMALASPNSQPM; the protein is encoded by the coding sequence ATGGGGCTTACTGAGTGGGCATACTCGCTCTCCGAATCAATGCTGGCCGAACCGCTGCCGCGTCGCTGGGTGCACTCCCTCGGTGTCGCCAAGCGGGCACGTTCCTTCAGCCCGATCCTGGGTCGCGACGCCGAGTTGCTGGAAGCTGCCGCCGTTCTGCACGACGTCGGATACTCCCCATCCATCGCCACCACCGGCTTCCACCCGCTCGACGGGGCCCGGTTCCTCCGAGACCAGGAGGGCGCCGACGAGCGGGTTGTCCGGCTCGTCGCGCATCACTCCTGTGCGCTCCTGGAGGCTGAGGAGCGGGGACTGCGGCAGGAGCTGGAGACCGAGTTCGAGCTGGAGCGGCCCGAGCTGGTTGACGCCCTCATCGTGTCGGACATGACCACCACCCCGGACGGCGGGCACACGACGCCGGCGGCCCGGCTGGAAGAGATCGTGCAGCGGTACGGGCCGGACACGATCGTTGGTCGCTTCATCCAGCGAGCGGCGCCGGAGATCTACGCCGCCACCGAGCGGGTGGAGGGCCGGATGGCCCTTGCCTCGCCCAATAGTCAGCCGATGTAG
- a CDS encoding helix-turn-helix domain-containing protein: MANERLRGAITKSGLSLDQVAEQLGVSAKTVERWVNEPKRQPYHRFKYAAASLLRCEMSYLWPDERTSAQVTEAGNAELIKLYPHRSVVPNRLWPQLYARASRHFDVLVYSGFWLTEDAAFHHIVKEKSAAGARIRFMLGDPESAAVAVRGKDEGIGGAMSSKIRNALVNYASLFQLPGVEFRLHSTTLYNSIYRADDEMLANGHLYGVGAYMAPVLHIQRVPGGELFDAYAESVERVWETARPISSPTDLGAPDA; the protein is encoded by the coding sequence ATGGCGAATGAGCGGCTGCGCGGCGCGATCACCAAGAGCGGCTTATCGCTCGATCAAGTCGCGGAACAACTAGGCGTGTCGGCCAAGACGGTCGAACGCTGGGTCAACGAGCCGAAGCGGCAGCCGTACCACCGCTTCAAGTACGCGGCAGCCTCGCTGCTGCGGTGCGAGATGTCCTACCTGTGGCCAGACGAGCGGACGTCGGCGCAGGTCACGGAAGCTGGGAATGCTGAGCTGATCAAGCTCTACCCCCATCGCTCCGTGGTTCCGAACCGCCTCTGGCCACAGCTCTACGCCCGTGCCTCGCGACACTTTGACGTACTCGTCTACTCGGGCTTCTGGCTCACCGAGGACGCGGCATTCCACCACATCGTCAAGGAGAAGTCGGCTGCCGGCGCCCGCATCCGGTTCATGCTCGGGGATCCCGAGTCTGCAGCCGTCGCCGTGCGCGGAAAGGACGAGGGAATCGGGGGCGCGATGAGCAGCAAGATTCGCAACGCGCTGGTCAACTATGCCTCGCTGTTCCAGCTCCCCGGGGTGGAGTTTCGGCTCCACTCCACCACGCTCTACAACTCGATCTACCGAGCCGATGACGAGATGCTCGCAAACGGCCACCTGTACGGGGTGGGCGCGTACATGGCACCGGTGCTGCACATCCAACGTGTCCCCGGAGGTGAGCTGTTCGACGCCTACGCAGAGAGTGTTGAACGAGTCTGGGAAACCGCGCGGCCCATCTCCTCGCCCACTGACCTAGGAGCTCCAGACGCATGA
- a CDS encoding DUF6284 family protein has protein sequence MKTIAALQNLVTAASLDFEPSAAELDAIELEMPLIRAEVELLDAQIMTIDRPANELDVRRVRRARNRVMAARRDLTNRATSTLTGGAA, from the coding sequence ATGAAGACCATCGCTGCACTTCAGAACCTTGTTACGGCCGCTTCGCTCGACTTCGAGCCGTCGGCTGCCGAGCTGGACGCGATCGAGCTGGAGATGCCGCTCATCCGGGCGGAGGTCGAGTTGCTGGACGCGCAGATCATGACGATCGACCGGCCGGCGAACGAGCTGGACGTACGGCGCGTTCGCCGGGCCCGTAACCGGGTCATGGCGGCGCGGCGGGACCTGACCAACCGCGCCACGTCGACCCTGACGGGCGGTGCGGCATGA